Proteins from a genomic interval of Nitrosomonas sp.:
- a CDS encoding peptide chain release factor 3, with the protein MSIEHEVKRRRTFAIISHPDAGKTTLTEKLLLYAGAIHIAGSVKARKASRHATSDWMEIEKQRGISVASSVMQMEYRDCVINLLDTPGHQDFSEDTYRVLTAVDAALMVIDAANGVEAQTMRLLQVCRARNTPIITFINKMDREVRAPFDLLNEIERTLEMETIPFTWPVGMGKLFHGVYDLREQCMRVFRPGEDRAGQEKIEIITDLESPAAQERFNLELNQAWQEIKLLQEASPEFNRNEFLSGQQTPVFFGSAINNFGVQEVLDTLVDLAPAPSPRLAIQREVLPTEQKFSGLVFKIQANMNPAHRDRIAFVRICSGEFKRGMTLKVVRSGKDIRTSTVVSFLSQRRELLETAFAGDIIGIPNHGTLQLGDTLTAGDNMQFTGLPFFAPEIFRTVEIADPLRSKQLNLGLTQLGEEGAIQVFRPHIGSMLLLGAIGALQFEVVAHRLEHEYGVAARIMPAKYQLARWITADNPRELQRFITANDYRIAYDAVGAPTFLATFAAEISVAEENWPPIHFHKMREHAGLMFQTAAC; encoded by the coding sequence ATGTCGATTGAACATGAGGTAAAACGTCGTCGCACGTTTGCCATCATTTCCCATCCGGATGCGGGTAAAACCACGTTAACAGAGAAACTGCTCCTTTATGCAGGCGCAATCCATATCGCAGGCAGCGTCAAAGCGCGCAAAGCGAGCCGTCACGCCACCTCTGACTGGATGGAGATCGAGAAGCAGCGTGGCATTTCGGTTGCAAGCTCAGTCATGCAAATGGAGTATCGGGACTGCGTGATCAACCTGCTCGATACCCCTGGTCACCAGGACTTCTCCGAGGATACCTATCGGGTATTAACTGCTGTGGACGCGGCGCTGATGGTGATCGATGCCGCCAATGGCGTCGAGGCTCAAACCATGCGCCTGTTGCAGGTTTGTCGTGCACGCAACACACCGATTATCACCTTTATCAACAAAATGGACCGGGAAGTGCGAGCACCATTTGATTTGCTAAACGAGATCGAACGCACACTGGAAATGGAAACCATCCCCTTTACCTGGCCGGTTGGTATGGGCAAGTTGTTTCATGGCGTCTATGATTTAAGGGAACAGTGCATGCGGGTTTTTCGTCCGGGCGAGGATCGTGCTGGTCAGGAAAAAATTGAAATTATTACCGATCTCGAAAGCCCCGCAGCGCAGGAACGTTTCAATCTCGAACTGAATCAGGCCTGGCAGGAAATCAAACTACTTCAGGAAGCCTCCCCAGAATTTAATCGCAATGAATTTCTAAGCGGGCAACAAACCCCAGTTTTCTTTGGATCCGCCATCAATAATTTTGGTGTGCAGGAAGTGCTGGATACACTGGTTGACCTCGCACCAGCACCCAGCCCTCGTCTCGCCATTCAGCGCGAAGTATTGCCGACCGAGCAAAAATTTTCTGGGCTGGTATTCAAGATTCAGGCAAACATGAACCCCGCACATCGCGACCGTATCGCCTTTGTGCGCATTTGTTCCGGAGAATTCAAACGCGGCATGACTCTCAAGGTAGTGCGCAGCGGCAAAGATATCCGGACCAGCACGGTAGTTTCCTTTCTTTCGCAACGGCGTGAATTGCTGGAGACCGCTTTTGCAGGCGATATCATCGGCATTCCCAATCATGGCACGCTGCAACTGGGAGACACCTTGACAGCAGGCGATAATATGCAATTTACCGGCTTGCCGTTCTTCGCGCCAGAAATCTTCAGAACGGTGGAAATTGCTGATCCTTTACGCAGCAAGCAACTCAATCTGGGGCTTACCCAGCTTGGTGAAGAAGGCGCGATCCAGGTATTTCGTCCTCATATTGGCAGTATGCTGCTGCTCGGCGCGATCGGCGCGCTGCAATTTGAAGTGGTGGCACACCGCCTGGAACATGAGTATGGCGTAGCGGCGCGAATCATGCCTGCAAAGTACCAGCTCGCGCGATGGATTACAGCCGATAATCCACGCGAACTACAACGCTTCATCACTGCCAATGATTATCGCATTGCCTACGACGCGGTTGGTGCACCCACTTTTCTCGCAACTTTTGCCGCCGAAATCAGTGTGGCTGAAGAAAACTGGCCTCCCATCCACTTTCATAAAATGCGGGAACACGCTGGATTAATGTTTCAGACGGCAGCTTGCTGA
- the flgM gene encoding flagellar biosynthesis anti-sigma factor FlgM, with translation MKINHPIRDRAGIVAGSEVKKTDHSAPAKQPTATAGSNVHIGTNVSFAQALNNSSEVINTAKISEIKLAISEGRFKVNPEVVADRLLESVRELILARQESSGK, from the coding sequence TTGAAAATCAATCATCCTATTCGCGATCGAGCAGGCATCGTTGCTGGCAGCGAAGTAAAAAAAACCGACCATTCCGCTCCGGCCAAACAACCCACTGCCACGGCCGGATCTAATGTGCATATCGGCACAAATGTTTCATTTGCACAGGCACTCAATAACAGTAGCGAAGTAATCAATACGGCCAAAATTTCAGAAATCAAACTGGCCATTAGCGAAGGCCGCTTCAAGGTCAACCCTGAAGTCGTAGCGGATCGACTGCTTGAATCAGTCAGAGAGCTGATTCTGGCAAGGCAAGAATCATCCGGCAAGTAA
- a CDS encoding flagellar protein FlgN: MKTKKLNDILQHELESVEAFVDLLKREQAALVSGDIEVLALLSTEKIPVVNQLMQLHEERSRLSAASNFPDKTMEFDILLSSNPISTPPISQRYQALLQLAKQLNQTNETILAHWLRQTRQSLQALRGAVGRAELYNPKGLTV; encoded by the coding sequence ATGAAAACAAAAAAATTAAACGACATTCTGCAGCATGAGCTGGAGAGTGTCGAAGCCTTTGTTGACCTGCTCAAGCGCGAGCAGGCTGCTCTGGTCAGTGGAGATATTGAAGTGCTTGCCTTGTTGAGTACAGAAAAAATCCCAGTCGTCAATCAGCTGATGCAGTTGCATGAAGAGCGCAGCCGGTTATCGGCTGCCAGCAATTTTCCGGACAAAACGATGGAGTTTGATATCCTGCTGTCGTCTAACCCGATCTCAACGCCCCCTATTTCCCAACGATACCAAGCCTTGCTTCAATTGGCTAAACAGTTGAACCAAACCAACGAAACCATTCTCGCCCACTGGCTGAGACAAACCAGGCAATCGTTACAGGCACTTCGTGGTGCGGTTGGGCGAGCCGAGTTATACAATCCGAAAGGGCTGACCGTCTGA
- the mfd gene encoding transcription-repair coupling factor, translating to MPNNLIAKTAAISRDSSRTHLTFQGSSDAYTLAELVRTSQADKPITIVTANALDAQRLLDEIPFFAPEQRVNLLPDWETLPYDNFSPHQDLISERLATFYQITHHTCDVLIVPVTTALYTMPPREYLAAYSFFVKQGSTLDLAVFRSQMTLAGYTHVSQVISPGEYCIRGGLVDLFPMGSPLPYRIDLFDNEIETIRTFDADTQRSVYPVKEIRLLPAREFPLDETGRSRFRVNYREKFEGDPTRSKLYQEISKGNTPAGIEYYLPLFFEQTATLFDYLPPGGTVCLHGDIRQTIEQFWHDTRSRYDLMRHDIERPLLSPTELFLTTDRFYGFLKPHQKITLQSSGAAVQQEPLAQALPAIQVERRAANPIEKLLTFITTFNVTGGRVLLLAESMGRRELMAEHLRGYGLDLKLCKDFASFTNDTARCMLGIAPLHNGFILTAEKLALLTENELYASHVQSRRTRDARKATSADSILRDLSEIKPGDPVVHEQHGIGRYLGLVNMEPGDEESEFLALEYQGGDKLYVPVTQLHLIGRYSGAAPENAPLHKLGSGQWEKAKRKAMRQAHDTAAELLDLYAQRAARQGFAFRLDPHDYEAFADGFGFEETPDQAAAINAVIQDMQSGKPMDRLICGDVGFGKTEVALRAAFMAVANGKQVAILVPTTLLAEQHFQNFSDRFGLIGEQWPVRIAELSRFRSAREQAESLREMTNGTVDIVIGTHKLIQDKVIFKNLGLVIIDEEHRFGVRHKEQLKKLRAEVDVLTLTATPIPRTLAMSLEGLRDFSIIATAPQRRLAIKTFVHTFSESIIREACLRELKRGGQVYFLYNEVSTIEHMYTRLSRLLPEARIHIAHGQMRESELEHVMRDFYQQRFNLLLCTTIIETGIDIPSANTIIIHRADKFGLAQLHQLRGRVGRSHHQAYAYLLTPDKAALTTQALKRLEAIQAMEELGSGFYLAMHDLEIRGAGAVLGESQSGEMQEVGFNLYHSLLDAAIKSMQAGQSAQDEAPPEITTEIKLHVPTLLPADYCGDIHERLVLYKRMASCMDDEQLEDIQRELIDRFGLLPDPARALLDCHRLRIEAKKLGIIRIDASAEQIQLQFMPNPPIKATRILYLVNNSKIYALSGPDRLRISVKMAALNERIREINKVFAVLAEK from the coding sequence ATGCCCAACAATCTGATTGCAAAAACCGCGGCCATTTCCCGTGACTCATCACGCACCCATTTAACCTTTCAGGGTTCGAGTGATGCTTATACGCTGGCCGAGCTGGTGCGCACCAGTCAGGCTGACAAACCCATCACCATCGTTACTGCTAATGCGCTGGATGCACAAAGACTGCTGGACGAAATCCCTTTCTTTGCGCCTGAACAACGGGTCAATCTGCTACCAGACTGGGAGACCCTGCCTTACGATAATTTTTCACCACATCAGGATCTGATTTCCGAACGGCTGGCAACGTTCTATCAGATCACCCACCATACCTGTGACGTTTTGATCGTGCCGGTAACAACCGCACTCTATACCATGCCGCCCAGGGAATACCTCGCGGCCTATTCTTTTTTTGTCAAGCAAGGCAGCACGCTGGATTTGGCTGTGTTTCGCAGCCAAATGACGCTGGCAGGCTACACTCATGTCTCACAAGTGATTTCACCCGGAGAATATTGCATTCGTGGTGGACTGGTTGATTTATTTCCGATGGGCAGCCCATTGCCGTATCGCATCGATCTGTTTGATAACGAAATTGAAACCATCCGCACCTTTGATGCCGATACCCAGCGCAGCGTCTATCCGGTCAAGGAAATCCGGCTGCTGCCAGCACGCGAATTTCCATTGGATGAAACTGGGCGCAGCCGTTTTCGCGTCAATTACCGGGAGAAATTTGAGGGCGACCCCACTCGCAGCAAGCTCTACCAGGAAATCAGCAAAGGCAATACACCAGCCGGAATTGAATATTATCTGCCACTATTCTTCGAACAGACCGCCACCCTTTTCGATTATTTGCCACCCGGCGGCACAGTGTGCCTGCATGGAGACATCCGGCAGACCATTGAGCAGTTCTGGCACGACACGCGCTCGCGCTACGACCTGATGCGCCACGACATCGAGCGACCCTTGCTGTCTCCCACGGAACTGTTTCTAACGACTGACCGATTTTACGGTTTTTTGAAGCCGCATCAAAAGATCACCTTGCAAAGCAGCGGCGCAGCAGTACAGCAGGAACCCTTGGCTCAGGCGCTGCCCGCCATTCAGGTAGAACGGCGTGCTGCCAATCCCATTGAGAAACTACTCACTTTTATCACCACCTTTAACGTCACCGGTGGACGGGTATTGCTGCTGGCAGAGAGCATGGGGCGCCGTGAACTGATGGCAGAGCATCTGCGCGGATATGGCCTGGATCTGAAGTTATGCAAGGATTTCGCTTCATTTACCAACGATACGGCGCGATGCATGCTTGGTATCGCCCCGCTGCACAACGGATTCATCCTGACAGCAGAAAAACTGGCGCTGCTGACTGAAAACGAGCTCTACGCTTCGCATGTACAAAGCCGCCGTACCCGGGATGCGCGCAAAGCCACGTCGGCCGATTCTATCCTGCGGGATTTATCGGAAATCAAACCTGGTGATCCGGTGGTGCATGAACAGCATGGGATTGGACGCTATCTGGGACTGGTCAACATGGAACCCGGTGACGAGGAAAGTGAGTTTCTCGCACTGGAATATCAAGGTGGGGACAAATTATATGTACCGGTGACACAACTGCATTTAATTGGCCGATACAGCGGCGCCGCGCCGGAAAATGCCCCCCTGCACAAACTCGGCAGCGGCCAGTGGGAAAAAGCCAAGCGCAAAGCCATGCGCCAGGCGCATGATACCGCAGCGGAATTGCTTGATCTTTATGCGCAGCGTGCAGCACGGCAGGGTTTTGCATTCAGACTCGATCCACATGATTACGAAGCATTTGCTGATGGTTTTGGCTTTGAAGAAACACCCGATCAGGCCGCTGCGATTAACGCGGTCATCCAGGACATGCAATCCGGCAAACCGATGGATCGCCTGATCTGCGGTGACGTTGGTTTTGGTAAAACCGAAGTGGCGCTGCGGGCAGCGTTTATGGCAGTGGCCAACGGCAAGCAGGTCGCCATACTGGTACCCACGACACTGCTGGCCGAGCAGCATTTTCAGAACTTTTCGGATCGTTTCGGTCTGATTGGCGAGCAATGGCCGGTCAGGATTGCCGAACTGTCACGTTTCCGTTCTGCTCGCGAACAGGCAGAATCGCTACGCGAGATGACAAACGGGACGGTCGATATTGTCATTGGCACGCACAAGCTAATTCAGGATAAGGTGATATTCAAGAATCTTGGTCTGGTCATTATCGATGAGGAACATCGCTTTGGTGTGCGCCACAAAGAGCAGTTGAAGAAACTGCGTGCCGAAGTGGATGTGCTGACCCTGACCGCCACGCCGATTCCGCGCACACTGGCGATGTCACTCGAAGGACTGCGCGACTTTTCGATCATCGCAACCGCGCCACAAAGACGGCTGGCGATTAAAACTTTCGTACATACCTTTTCCGAAAGCATTATCCGGGAAGCCTGTTTGCGTGAACTGAAACGCGGTGGACAAGTTTACTTCCTCTACAACGAAGTCAGCACCATCGAACACATGTATACCCGTTTAAGCCGCCTGCTGCCCGAAGCGCGTATCCATATTGCCCATGGTCAGATGCGCGAGAGCGAGCTCGAACACGTGATGCGCGATTTTTATCAGCAGCGCTTCAACCTGCTGCTGTGCACCACCATCATCGAAACTGGTATCGATATCCCCAGCGCCAATACCATCATCATTCACCGTGCGGATAAATTTGGTCTCGCGCAGCTACATCAACTGCGTGGCCGGGTTGGACGTTCGCATCATCAGGCCTATGCCTATTTATTGACGCCAGACAAGGCCGCCCTGACTACGCAGGCGCTCAAACGTCTGGAAGCGATTCAGGCCATGGAGGAGCTGGGATCAGGATTTTACCTGGCGATGCACGATCTTGAAATTCGCGGCGCGGGTGCGGTACTGGGTGAATCGCAAAGCGGTGAGATGCAGGAAGTCGGGTTCAATTTGTATCATTCCTTGCTGGATGCGGCAATCAAATCGATGCAGGCAGGGCAATCCGCACAGGACGAGGCGCCCCCAGAAATAACCACCGAAATCAAATTGCATGTGCCTACCCTGCTGCCAGCCGATTATTGCGGTGATATCCATGAGCGACTGGTGCTGTACAAACGCATGGCAAGCTGCATGGACGACGAGCAGCTCGAAGATATTCAGCGTGAGCTGATTGATCGTTTTGGTCTGCTGCCGGATCCTGCCCGAGCGCTGCTGGATTGCCATCGTTTGCGGATCGAAGCAAAGAAACTGGGCATCATTCGCATTGATGCGAGTGCCGAGCAAATTCAGCTGCAATTCATGCCGAACCCACCGATTAAAGCAACCCGGATTCTGTACCTCGTAAATAACAGCAAAATCTACGCTTTATCCGGCCCTGATCGACTCCGGATCAGTGTAAAAATGGCAGCACTTAACGAACGTATCCGTGAAATCAATAAGGTATTTGCTGTGCTGGCAGAAAAGTAA
- a CDS encoding DUF3391 domain-containing protein has product MATREISVNDLQPGMFVSRLDRPWLGTPYLLEGVLIQSQADIDQLAQLCQTVFVDEASIPASFKPKRTIAVNPASSSGKPPTSGSIPVARITSNEPEEIQRTPFHGNQRYTDVHPVERELPTARQALEISISMMEELHGCIEQGISLDYRRAKEVVEKLRESVVRNPDALLLLSRLKKTRHELYEKSARTSVYLLALGRHLGLPREELSVLGMGGLLMDIGQTQLPTEIQKKTGKLSAAEHDIFKRHVAYGEASVAATPDIAEAVLLIVAQHHERENGSGYPHGLVANQLHPYSRMAAVIDSYENLIEPMRDMPAFRPFEALRELRTNSKSGLNSTLVEQFCQFIGIFPIGSLVELNTGEVAIVLAHNRTQRFRPKIMVILDAKKQPYESPRQIDLRLNELSTTGIEYEIKRDLPLGAFGIDISRYYL; this is encoded by the coding sequence ATGGCAACACGCGAGATATCCGTTAATGATTTGCAGCCCGGTATGTTTGTCAGCCGGCTGGATCGCCCCTGGCTGGGTACGCCCTATCTGCTCGAAGGCGTTCTCATTCAGTCACAGGCAGATATCGATCAGCTTGCACAGCTTTGCCAGACGGTTTTTGTCGATGAGGCAAGTATTCCCGCTTCTTTCAAGCCCAAACGGACTATCGCAGTCAACCCCGCATCCAGCAGCGGTAAGCCACCAACATCCGGCAGTATTCCCGTTGCCCGGATAACGTCTAACGAACCAGAAGAAATTCAGCGCACGCCATTTCATGGTAATCAGCGCTATACCGATGTTCATCCGGTTGAGCGTGAATTGCCGACCGCCCGGCAGGCGCTGGAAATCAGCATCTCCATGATGGAGGAACTTCATGGGTGCATTGAACAAGGTATCAGCCTGGATTATCGTCGCGCAAAAGAAGTCGTTGAGAAACTGCGTGAAAGTGTGGTGCGCAATCCAGATGCGCTGCTGCTGTTATCACGCCTGAAAAAAACCCGACATGAGCTGTATGAAAAATCGGCGCGTACCTCGGTTTATCTGCTGGCGCTGGGACGTCACCTGGGTTTGCCCCGTGAAGAACTCTCGGTGTTGGGAATGGGCGGATTATTGATGGATATCGGACAAACGCAACTACCAACAGAAATCCAGAAAAAAACCGGCAAATTGAGTGCTGCTGAACACGACATTTTCAAGCGCCACGTTGCGTATGGAGAAGCTTCCGTGGCGGCGACACCGGACATAGCCGAAGCAGTGCTGTTGATCGTTGCCCAGCACCATGAGCGTGAGAATGGCAGCGGTTATCCTCATGGGTTAGTCGCCAATCAGCTGCATCCTTACTCCAGAATGGCGGCAGTAATCGACAGCTATGAGAACCTGATCGAACCGATGCGTGATATGCCGGCCTTCAGGCCATTTGAAGCACTGAGAGAGCTACGAACCAATTCAAAGAGTGGACTCAATAGCACACTGGTGGAGCAGTTCTGCCAGTTTATCGGTATTTTCCCGATTGGCAGTCTCGTGGAACTCAATACCGGTGAAGTAGCGATCGTGCTGGCGCATAACCGCACACAGCGTTTTCGCCCCAAAATCATGGTGATTCTCGATGCTAAAAAGCAGCCCTACGAATCGCCCCGCCAGATTGATCTGCGACTCAATGAACTCAGCACCACCGGAATTGAATATGAAATCAAGCGGGATTTGCCGCTGGGCGCGTTTGGCATTGATATCTCCCGCTATTACTTATAG
- a CDS encoding EAL domain-containing protein codes for MTILSYPDFLQTTSRILLESQNVPRHNAILLIEFERLPELDGVLGYRVVDDLVGQAAGMIRHALNPQDIVGTVGRYQITCLLTDLLTDEHASLAASKIMRVLAQPLLLNEHRINLFSRIGIAIKHSCNSCIDQLMRTANLALHGARAEREPVKLLVEQSTDSQPMGIDLLSDLEVAIEAGEIFLVYQPKFDIACGRITSTEALLRWTHPQQGAIRPDKLIQLVESTPLMTKLTLWIMNTALRQCSEYRRSGLDAGVSINFSAEDLRDPELADLVSQILALWQVPAEVITIELTETAVMENDAHALQVLHQFKEIGLKLSMDDFGTGYSSMARLLQVPLDEIKIDMLFVRNMLKSRMHERIVDTMINLGHQLDLHVVAEGVEDEATYARLQELGCDTIQGYLIGKGMPLPELIQTARNQILPPATSEKQASSGG; via the coding sequence ATGACCATTCTTTCGTACCCGGATTTCCTGCAAACAACCAGTCGTATCCTGCTGGAATCACAGAATGTACCGAGGCACAACGCCATATTGCTAATTGAGTTTGAACGATTACCCGAACTGGACGGCGTGCTGGGGTATCGCGTGGTGGATGATCTTGTCGGCCAGGCCGCCGGGATGATCCGGCATGCACTTAATCCGCAAGATATTGTCGGCACGGTCGGGCGCTATCAAATTACCTGTCTGCTGACAGATCTGCTGACAGATGAGCACGCGAGTCTGGCGGCAAGCAAGATTATGAGAGTCCTGGCGCAACCGCTTCTGCTGAATGAACATCGAATCAATCTGTTTAGTCGTATTGGAATCGCAATCAAGCATTCATGCAACTCCTGCATTGATCAGCTCATGCGTACCGCCAACCTTGCCCTGCATGGTGCCCGTGCCGAGCGCGAACCGGTTAAATTACTGGTGGAACAAAGTACGGATTCCCAACCTATGGGCATTGATCTGTTGTCTGATCTGGAAGTAGCGATAGAAGCTGGCGAGATTTTTCTGGTTTATCAGCCTAAATTTGATATTGCCTGTGGCCGGATTACCTCCACGGAGGCCTTGCTACGCTGGACACATCCGCAGCAAGGCGCAATACGGCCGGATAAATTGATTCAACTGGTGGAAAGTACACCTTTGATGACCAAGCTGACACTGTGGATCATGAATACCGCGTTGCGGCAGTGTAGTGAATATCGCCGTAGCGGGCTGGATGCCGGAGTATCGATCAATTTTTCAGCCGAGGATCTGCGTGATCCGGAATTGGCTGATCTGGTTTCGCAAATCCTTGCGCTGTGGCAGGTTCCCGCCGAGGTCATCACTATTGAACTCACCGAGACAGCCGTGATGGAAAACGATGCGCATGCGCTGCAGGTGTTGCACCAGTTCAAGGAGATTGGACTTAAATTATCGATGGATGATTTCGGTACCGGTTATTCCTCAATGGCACGGCTGCTACAGGTTCCGCTGGATGAAATCAAGATTGATATGCTATTCGTCAGAAACATGCTGAAGTCACGCATGCATGAGCGCATTGTCGATACCATGATCAACCTCGGACATCAGCTCGATTTACATGTGGTGGCAGAAGGAGTCGAGGATGAGGCCACCTACGCCCGCCTGCAGGAACTGGGCTGCGATACCATACAAGGCTACCTGATCGGGAAAGGCATGCCGCTGCCAGAACTGATCCAGACCGCCCGCAACCAGATTTTACCCCCTGCCACCAGCGAGAAACAGGCATCATCCGGTGGCTGA
- a CDS encoding deoxyribodipyrimidine photo-lyase, with amino-acid sequence MAEQSTPLSIFWFRRDLRLTDNTALIKALAAGKPVLPVFIFDSNILAGLPRDDARVTFIFDTLQTLNAQLREKFNSGIALFHGNPLVIFEQLLHAYQIDAVYANQDYEPYARERDAGVRQLLEAHRAKFFSYKDHVLFGTDEIVKADNQPYVVYTPYQKRWIAHWQEMASHSEPTERIKPKWGNLVKGQPLPQLTLAQIGFERSTLTVADCHVDAPLLRAYGKNRDFPAREHASRLGPHLRFGTVSLRQIMQQSVQAEAEIFINELIWREFFSQILWHFPHTVNQSFKSRYDHITWRNDENEFRRWCMGTTGYPLVDAGMRQLNTTGYLHNRVRMVAGSFLCKHLLIDWRWGEAYFAQKLLDFELASNVGNWQWVAGCGVDAAPYFRIFNPGTQAEKFDPDWRYIKNWVEEVHQPSYPPPIVEHNFARQRCLAVYKKALGVSQSSG; translated from the coding sequence GTGGCTGAGCAATCCACACCTCTTTCCATTTTTTGGTTCAGAAGGGATCTGCGCCTGACAGATAACACCGCCCTGATCAAAGCACTGGCGGCAGGCAAACCGGTATTGCCGGTTTTTATTTTTGATTCCAATATTCTGGCCGGATTGCCGCGAGATGATGCGCGAGTCACGTTCATTTTCGACACATTGCAAACCTTAAACGCGCAACTGAGAGAAAAATTCAACAGCGGTATCGCCTTGTTTCATGGTAACCCCCTGGTAATTTTTGAACAGCTGTTACATGCATACCAGATTGATGCCGTCTACGCCAACCAGGATTACGAGCCATACGCACGGGAGCGCGATGCTGGGGTACGCCAGCTGTTGGAAGCCCATCGGGCAAAATTCTTCAGCTATAAAGACCATGTTCTGTTTGGGACGGACGAAATTGTCAAGGCGGATAACCAACCCTATGTCGTCTACACTCCTTACCAGAAACGCTGGATAGCTCATTGGCAGGAAATGGCCAGCCACTCGGAACCAACAGAACGAATTAAACCGAAATGGGGAAATCTGGTGAAAGGGCAACCGCTGCCCCAGCTCACGCTCGCTCAGATCGGTTTTGAGCGCTCCACGCTTACGGTTGCGGATTGCCATGTCGATGCGCCATTGTTGCGGGCTTACGGTAAAAATCGTGACTTCCCGGCGCGGGAACATGCTTCCCGCCTGGGGCCACATTTGCGCTTTGGTACGGTCAGTCTCCGTCAGATCATGCAACAGAGTGTTCAGGCAGAAGCGGAGATATTCATCAACGAACTGATCTGGCGGGAGTTTTTCAGTCAGATTTTGTGGCATTTTCCACACACGGTTAACCAGAGTTTCAAATCACGCTACGACCACATCACATGGCGTAACGATGAAAATGAATTTAGACGCTGGTGTATGGGTACAACCGGGTATCCACTGGTAGACGCCGGTATGCGGCAACTCAATACTACTGGCTACCTGCATAATCGTGTACGCATGGTAGCAGGCAGTTTTTTATGCAAGCATCTCCTGATCGACTGGCGCTGGGGAGAAGCCTATTTTGCGCAAAAACTACTTGATTTTGAACTGGCAAGCAACGTCGGTAACTGGCAATGGGTCGCGGGGTGTGGTGTGGATGCGGCGCCCTATTTCCGGATATTCAATCCGGGCACTCAGGCTGAAAAATTTGATCCTGACTGGCGCTATATTAAGAATTGGGTTGAAGAGGTTCATCAACCGTCCTATCCACCGCCCATTGTCGAGCATAATTTCGCACGCCAACGCTGCCTGGCAGTCTATAAAAAAGCTCTGGGCGTATCTCAATCTTCAGGTTGA
- a CDS encoding EI24 domain-containing protein translates to MSSVVNALMRATVNLFHPRIFWLWSWPLLVASIFWWVVGAYFWTPASGWILVNLPVADWQNWLEASRLQTIADGVESVINVLIFTILIIVTSMILTALFAMQELVNFVAKRYYPDMDRAHGGSVVGSLRAVASTFAVFILIWVVTLPLWFIGIGLLVPLLAATYMNQRLFCYDALTEHAEKAELDELLVADRPARWGLGLLTGLIQFVPILNFFSPTLTALAFIHFELGRLSRRRQQMSVKQAVQPED, encoded by the coding sequence ATGTCCAGCGTGGTTAATGCGCTCATGCGCGCAACGGTCAATCTTTTTCACCCGCGTATATTCTGGTTATGGAGCTGGCCCTTGCTGGTGGCGAGTATCTTCTGGTGGGTAGTGGGTGCTTATTTCTGGACGCCTGCTTCCGGCTGGATTTTGGTAAATCTACCCGTTGCCGATTGGCAAAACTGGTTAGAGGCCTCTCGTCTGCAGACCATTGCTGATGGGGTTGAATCTGTTATCAATGTGTTGATTTTTACCATTCTGATTATTGTTACCAGCATGATTCTCACCGCTTTGTTTGCAATGCAGGAACTGGTCAATTTCGTCGCCAAACGTTATTACCCGGATATGGATCGTGCACACGGTGGGTCGGTTGTCGGCAGCTTGCGTGCGGTCGCGTCAACTTTTGCAGTATTTATCCTGATTTGGGTCGTCACGCTACCGTTATGGTTTATTGGTATTGGCCTGCTGGTGCCTTTACTGGCGGCGACTTATATGAATCAACGGCTGTTTTGCTATGATGCGCTGACCGAACACGCAGAAAAAGCGGAGCTCGACGAACTGCTGGTTGCTGATCGCCCGGCACGCTGGGGTTTGGGATTGCTCACCGGGCTGATACAGTTTGTTCCTATCCTGAATTTTTTTTCACCCACTCTCACCGCGCTGGCCTTTATTCATTTTGAGCTGGGGCGATTATCCAGACGCAGGCAGCAGATGAGTGTCAAGCAGGCTGTTCAACCTGAAGATTGA